From a region of the Burkholderia lata genome:
- a CDS encoding O-antigen ligase family protein gives MSTITAERAPSRKRNWLPEPKHWVGQAGLWTFTAALIAIHQGKVLTLAFPVLAIAVGIWLYFKSPARYVGFMWWVWFLSPEVRRLADWSKGAFTPTSLIQVAPLAVTMIAGLGLIRHYRVLAQRRGIPILLMLFGLAYAYLVGIVSSGVMAATYDLANWVYPVLIGFHIMVNARDYPEYRDVLLSTFMWGMLVMGVYGVVQYFVMPQWDVLWMIGSDMGSQGEPVPYGVRVFSTMNSSGPFAFAMMGALVFVLAAPQKIRWFAGAAGFVSFALCLVRSTWGGWVIALAIQLAQSNNRVRMRILISGVVLVGLCVPLLTVGPVADRLGARLQSITNLKDDRSYDDRNKFYATFAQTAFTDVAGEGMGATGASTKLSSDSGELGKYGSFDSGVMNVPFVLGWPGTLLYLAGVVMLFGRTLRAAFKLRKDKFVGACLSLCLSTFAMLVFTNSLIGTGGLLMFTAIFSILSAAHWQKAQRLLGAARLRGGDH, from the coding sequence ATGAGTACGATTACCGCCGAACGCGCACCGTCGCGCAAACGCAACTGGCTGCCCGAGCCGAAGCATTGGGTCGGGCAGGCCGGGCTGTGGACGTTCACGGCCGCGCTGATCGCCATTCACCAGGGCAAGGTACTGACGCTCGCGTTTCCGGTGCTGGCCATCGCGGTCGGCATCTGGCTGTATTTCAAGAGTCCGGCGCGCTACGTCGGCTTCATGTGGTGGGTATGGTTCCTGAGCCCGGAAGTGCGGCGTCTCGCCGACTGGTCGAAGGGCGCGTTCACGCCGACGAGCCTGATCCAGGTCGCGCCACTCGCGGTGACGATGATCGCCGGCCTAGGGCTGATCCGGCATTACCGCGTGCTCGCGCAGCGGCGCGGGATCCCGATCCTGCTGATGCTGTTCGGGCTCGCGTACGCGTACCTCGTCGGGATCGTGTCGAGCGGCGTGATGGCCGCGACCTACGACCTCGCGAACTGGGTGTACCCGGTGCTGATCGGCTTTCACATCATGGTCAATGCACGCGACTACCCCGAGTACCGCGACGTGCTGCTGTCGACGTTCATGTGGGGCATGCTCGTGATGGGCGTGTACGGCGTCGTGCAGTACTTCGTGATGCCGCAGTGGGACGTGCTGTGGATGATCGGTTCCGACATGGGCTCGCAGGGCGAGCCGGTGCCGTACGGCGTGCGCGTGTTCAGCACGATGAACTCGTCGGGGCCGTTCGCGTTCGCGATGATGGGCGCGCTGGTGTTCGTGCTCGCGGCGCCGCAGAAGATCCGCTGGTTCGCCGGGGCAGCCGGTTTCGTGTCGTTCGCGCTGTGTCTCGTGCGCTCGACATGGGGCGGCTGGGTGATCGCGCTCGCGATCCAGCTCGCGCAGTCGAACAACCGTGTGCGGATGCGGATCCTGATCAGCGGTGTCGTGCTGGTCGGGCTGTGCGTGCCGCTGCTGACCGTCGGGCCGGTGGCCGATCGGCTCGGCGCGCGTCTGCAGTCGATCACGAACCTGAAGGACGACCGCAGCTACGACGACCGCAACAAGTTCTACGCCACCTTCGCACAGACCGCGTTCACCGACGTCGCCGGCGAAGGGATGGGCGCGACGGGTGCATCCACGAAGCTGTCGAGCGACAGCGGCGAGCTCGGCAAGTACGGCAGCTTCGACAGCGGCGTGATGAACGTGCCGTTCGTGCTCGGCTGGCCCGGCACGCTGCTGTATCTCGCCGGCGTCGTGATGCTGTTCGGCCGCACGCTGCGCGCGGCGTTCAAGCTGCGCAAGGACAAATTCGTCGGTGCGTGCCTGAGCCTGTGCCTGTCGACCTTCGCGATGCTCGTGTTCACGAACTCGCTGATCGGCACGGGCGGCCTGCTGATGTTCACAGCCATTTTTTCGATTCTTTCCGCGGCGCACTGGCAAAAGGCACAACGCCTGCTGGGCGCCGCGCGTTTACGGGGAGGCGACCATTGA